Proteins from a single region of Butyrivibrio fibrisolvens:
- a CDS encoding mechanosensitive ion channel family protein produces MGLDVLFNRFVGTALTMSAVSTASSAASASTLTSTQEAAEEINILPATETAAETLSMLSGSEVDPSAIEKFMAELPDKALNLGVKILIAFILLLVCWKLANLIVKAVRKSMEKARTDESIIHFVCKFIEVGLKLVGIVIVATSLGFNSASMVALLGSAGVAIGLAVQGTLSNLAGGVMILLVKPFRLGDYIIEDSHKHEGTVKEISLFTTKLITPDNRVIIIPNGELSNTSLTNSTGNKVRLLQVFVGIPYSESINKARTVLEGAMNSSKYALKDREMLVVVNDFKDSCIEMQLRCWVKAYDYIASKWDLNERVKNALDEAGIEIPFNQIDVHMKQG; encoded by the coding sequence ATGGGTTTAGATGTTTTGTTTAACAGATTCGTAGGAACTGCACTTACTATGAGTGCAGTTTCTACTGCGTCATCAGCAGCTTCGGCTTCGACACTTACTTCAACTCAGGAGGCTGCAGAGGAAATTAATATATTACCGGCCACGGAGACAGCAGCAGAGACCTTGTCAATGCTCTCGGGATCAGAAGTGGATCCCAGCGCCATAGAAAAATTCATGGCTGAGCTTCCTGACAAGGCTCTTAATTTGGGAGTGAAAATATTAATTGCTTTCATCCTCCTTCTTGTTTGCTGGAAACTTGCGAACCTTATAGTTAAGGCTGTTCGTAAGTCTATGGAGAAGGCAAGGACAGATGAGAGCATTATCCACTTTGTCTGCAAGTTTATAGAAGTTGGACTGAAGCTTGTCGGAATAGTCATCGTTGCTACATCACTTGGCTTTAATTCTGCAAGTATGGTAGCTTTACTTGGATCTGCCGGTGTTGCTATCGGTCTTGCTGTTCAGGGCACACTGTCCAATCTTGCAGGCGGCGTTATGATCCTTCTTGTTAAGCCATTCAGACTTGGTGACTACATTATTGAAGATTCTCACAAGCATGAGGGTACGGTTAAAGAGATATCTCTTTTTACAACCAAGCTTATTACTCCGGATAACAGAGTGATCATAATTCCCAATGGTGAGCTTTCCAATACATCTCTTACCAATTCTACAGGCAATAAGGTAAGACTTTTGCAGGTATTTGTCGGTATTCCTTACAGTGAGAGTATCAATAAGGCAAGGACTGTTCTTGAGGGAGCAATGAATTCCAGTAAGTATGCTCTTAAGGATCGCGAGATGCTGGTTGTGGTTAACGACTTTAAGGATAGTTGTATCGAGATGCAGCTTAGATGCTGGGTTAAGGCTTACGACTATATTGCTTCAAAGTGGGATCTTAACGAGAGAGTTAAGAATGCGCTTGATGAAGCGGGCATTGAGATTCCATTCAATCAGATCGATGTGCACATGAAGCAGGGGTGA